The Methylacidimicrobium sp. B4 genome contains a region encoding:
- a CDS encoding thioredoxin family protein, protein MDLVRAARRLPSGRLALLVAWILPLLFSAPAFAESSHWLTDFPAALKEAKAQKKLILVNFTGSDWCPWCQKLDKEVFSTPDFQQYAKERLVLLEIDFPQRKPQSEALKRQNKELADRYHIEGFPTIVLLDAEGQEVASLGYMPGGPKPFLDKVEELRQKAAAGS, encoded by the coding sequence ATGGATCTCGTACGCGCCGCCCGGCGGCTTCCCAGTGGGCGATTGGCCCTTCTCGTTGCTTGGATTCTTCCCCTGCTCTTCTCGGCCCCCGCTTTCGCCGAGTCTTCGCACTGGCTGACGGATTTCCCCGCAGCCCTCAAGGAAGCCAAAGCCCAGAAGAAGCTGATTCTGGTCAACTTTACTGGCTCGGACTGGTGCCCCTGGTGCCAGAAATTGGACAAGGAAGTTTTTTCCACCCCGGACTTTCAGCAGTACGCCAAGGAACGCTTGGTCCTGCTCGAGATTGACTTCCCCCAACGCAAACCGCAATCGGAAGCGTTGAAACGGCAGAACAAGGAATTGGCGGACCGCTATCACATCGAAGGTTTCCCCACGATCGTCCTGCTCGATGCCGAAGGGCAGGAAGTCGCGTCCTTGGGGTACATGCCTGGGGGGCCCAAGCCCTTCCTGGATAAGGTGGAGGAGCTCCGTCAGAAGGCTGCCGCCGGGAGTTGA